Proteins from a genomic interval of Macrobrachium nipponense isolate FS-2020 chromosome 33, ASM1510439v2, whole genome shotgun sequence:
- the LOC135202882 gene encoding collagen alpha-1(I) chain-like, giving the protein MDGGPPPARRHGDLRGSAGQAPGTPGGHSADLEAHQVLRNGRARPARVLGRAGEARPGVRDGCGRPARRPGDGRAAARQASRGRAVQCPPGVPGTGGQRAPRRPGHGRAAASQASRGRAGAAARRPGDGRAAARQASGDGRAAGPARVPGPRGQRTARRSRDAAGGGPPSVPGTARAEADRSQGIGRPTPARRPGDRRASARQGPGELRAPPAQESGGPTGLRRPGVRDTGGLARPEAHQVFPG; this is encoded by the exons ATggacggcgggcctccgcccgccaggcgtcacgGGGACCTACGGGGCTCCGCCGGCCAGGCTCCCGGGACACCTGGTGGGCACTCAGCCGACCTTGAGGCCCACCAGGTGTTACG gaacgggcgggcgaggcccgctagggtcttgggacgggcgggcgaagcGCGGCCAGGTGTCCGCGACGGGTGCGgcaggcccgccaggcgtcccggggacgggcgggcagcggcccgccaggcgtcccggggacgggcggtgcagtgcccgccaggcgtcccggggacgggcgggcagcgggcCCCCAGGCGTCCGGGGCACGGTCGGGCAGCGGCCAGCCAGGCGTcacggggacgggcgggcgcggccGCCAGGCGTCCTGGGGACGGTCGagcagcggcccgccaggcgtccggggacgggcgggcagcggggCCCGCCAGGGTCCCGGGGCCGCGTGGGCAGAGGACCGCCAGGCGTTCCCGGGACgcggcgggcggaggcccgccaaGCGTCCCGGGGACGGCGCGGGCAGAGGCCGATAGGAGTCAGGGGATCGGGCGGCCtacgcccgccaggcgtcccggggaccggcgggcctccgcccgccagggtCCCGGGGAACTACGGGCTCCGCCAGCCCAGGAGTCCGGGGGACCTACGGGCCTCCGCCGGCCAGGCGTCCGTGACACTGGGGGCCTCGCCCGCCCTGAGGCCCACCAGGTGTTCCCGGGATAG